From Bacteroidota bacterium, the proteins below share one genomic window:
- a CDS encoding Tat pathway signal protein, with product MRKIIFFFAAAMLLTAPVEMGCCHQDKKVNLQRPIPEKFSLDDLEHRTFLYFWELADKVSGQIPDRYPTEAFSSIAATGFGLSAYLVGVERQYITRQEAAERVAKTLRFLYGLPQGPEKSGIGGYKGLFYHFNDIRTGMRFKDVELSTIDTGLLMAGILSCMSYFNGDDAVEMEIRDLADKLFRRVEWDWALNGNDILCMGWHPESGFLHSYWYGYNEAMILIIMAIGSPTHPIPASSWTAWTSKYNWASWKGYEHVNFGPLFGHQFSHMYIDFRGIFDDYMRAKGIDYFENSRRATYAQQVYCTENPRQFNDYSRDIWGLTACDGPGYATHEWKGKKMVFDGYSARGTAADYNVDDGTIAPTAAGGSIPFAPEICISALEAMFNKYGDALYQDYGFKDAFNPSFTWGKGNEKGWFDIDYIGLDQGPIVLMIENYRTGLLWNIMKRNPYIVDGLKKAGFAGGWLERQ from the coding sequence ATGCGTAAGATTATTTTTTTCTTTGCTGCAGCCATGCTGCTCACTGCCCCGGTTGAAATGGGCTGCTGTCATCAGGATAAAAAGGTAAATCTACAAAGGCCCATTCCTGAAAAATTTTCACTCGATGACCTGGAACACAGGACATTTCTTTACTTCTGGGAGCTTGCCGATAAAGTGAGCGGCCAGATACCCGACCGTTATCCCACTGAAGCATTCTCCAGCATTGCTGCTACTGGCTTTGGCTTGTCGGCATATCTCGTCGGCGTCGAACGGCAGTATATTACCCGACAGGAGGCTGCTGAAAGAGTAGCCAAAACACTGCGGTTTTTATACGGATTACCACAGGGGCCGGAAAAAAGTGGAATAGGAGGGTATAAAGGCTTGTTTTACCATTTCAATGATATACGCACCGGTATGCGTTTCAAGGATGTTGAACTGTCAACTATTGACACAGGCCTGCTCATGGCAGGAATCCTGTCGTGTATGAGTTACTTTAATGGTGATGATGCAGTCGAAATGGAGATACGGGATCTTGCCGATAAATTATTCCGGCGTGTGGAGTGGGATTGGGCACTGAACGGCAACGACATTCTGTGTATGGGCTGGCATCCGGAATCGGGTTTCCTTCACAGCTATTGGTATGGTTATAATGAAGCGATGATCCTGATCATTATGGCTATAGGATCGCCCACGCATCCCATACCTGCCTCAAGCTGGACTGCCTGGACGTCGAAATATAACTGGGCGTCATGGAAAGGCTATGAACATGTGAATTTCGGACCTCTTTTCGGACATCAGTTCTCCCACATGTATATTGATTTCCGGGGTATTTTTGATGACTACATGCGCGCCAAAGGTATCGACTATTTTGAGAACTCGCGTCGTGCCACCTATGCCCAGCAGGTTTACTGTACAGAAAACCCTAGACAGTTCAATGACTACAGCCGTGATATCTGGGGACTCACGGCCTGTGATGGGCCGGGTTATGCCACACATGAATGGAAAGGGAAGAAGATGGTTTTCGATGGCTACAGTGCCCGCGGCACTGCTGCCGATTACAACGTGGATGACGGCACCATCGCTCCAACAGCGGCCGGTGGTTCTATTCCCTTTGCCCCGGAGATTTGTATTTCTGCTCTCGAAGCCATGTTCAACAAATATGGTGACGCTCTCTACCAGGATTATGGTTTTAAGGATGCTTTTAATCCGTCGTTTACCTGGGGAAAAGGTAATGAAAAAGGGTGGTTCGATATCGATTATATTGGTCTGGACCAGGGGCCCATCGTCCTGATGATCGAGAACTACCGTACAGGTTTGCTATGGAATATCATGAAACGCAATCCCTATATAGTCGATGGCCTGAAAAAAGCCGGGTTCGCTGGCGGATGGCTGGAGCGGCAATAA
- a CDS encoding Ig-like domain-containing protein: MDFLNPLFFPTPLPVKTILLSLSLMLLAGICCIVSCKKDTVTNPGILQLAQIDIGTVMLNLQGQTTDVPVDSIIVIGFNNQLDTGSVRKGVLLQKVDHTDIGFVLTFTTDRKSAVLTLHRKLDHQTGYQLQISSAIKGLNGETFPGLEVSFSTVAGKLEIDNITLNGLEFRVPLPLQNINPLDITINIRFSHPLDSLNYQSFFILSGQMPITFSISDDNKNISIKNAGDLNDYSRFFFTISKNLAAKNGFSFDGFSNSFYTALDSTYKFPSVTDEQLLNLVQQQTFRYFYDFSHPLCGLARERNTSGDVVTIGGSGFGVMALVVGMNRGFITRADGLAHLTKILGFLETCDRFHGAWPHWLNGSTGETVPFSPKDDGGDLVETSFMIEGLLTMRQYLDTTVIEERDLAGRINTLAGGVEYDWFTRGQNVLYWHWSPNSGWAVNLKIEGYNETLIIYVLAASSTTHPVSADVYHLGYAKNGAIMNGNTYYGYTLPLGSAYGGPLFFTHYSFLGLDPRNLSDIYASYWEQNVNQSLINWAYCTDNPKNYIGYSAVSWGLTASDNPWGYDAHSPTNDLGVITPTAAVSALPYTPEQSMDVIRHFYYILGDHLWGPCGFYDAFDVTDGWWADSYIAIDEGPIICMIENFRSGLLWDLFMSSPEIDQALSKLGFTH; encoded by the coding sequence ATGGATTTCCTTAACCCTCTCTTTTTTCCAACACCGTTACCCGTGAAGACGATATTACTTTCGCTCTCTTTGATGCTCCTGGCAGGAATATGCTGCATCGTTTCCTGTAAAAAGGACACGGTCACCAATCCTGGGATTTTACAGTTAGCCCAGATTGATATAGGCACTGTTATGCTTAATCTCCAGGGACAAACTACTGACGTTCCTGTCGACAGCATAATCGTCATCGGATTCAATAATCAACTCGACACCGGCAGCGTGAGGAAGGGAGTGCTTCTGCAGAAAGTCGATCATACTGACATCGGATTTGTGCTTACCTTCACTACAGATCGCAAGTCTGCCGTTCTGACTCTTCACAGAAAACTGGACCATCAGACTGGCTACCAGCTTCAGATAAGCTCTGCAATCAAAGGTCTGAATGGAGAAACCTTTCCTGGCTTAGAGGTTTCCTTTTCCACTGTTGCCGGAAAACTTGAAATTGATAACATCACTCTGAATGGGCTGGAATTCCGTGTTCCTCTACCATTGCAAAATATTAATCCCTTGGACATCACCATAAATATAAGGTTTTCGCATCCCCTCGACTCACTTAATTACCAGTCTTTTTTCATTTTATCAGGCCAAATGCCAATTACGTTTTCCATATCAGACGATAATAAAAATATTTCCATAAAAAATGCCGGAGATCTGAATGACTATAGCCGCTTCTTTTTCACCATATCAAAAAATCTTGCGGCCAAAAACGGCTTCTCCTTCGACGGTTTTTCCAACTCATTTTACACTGCATTAGATTCCACATATAAGTTTCCATCAGTAACCGACGAACAGTTGCTTAATCTTGTTCAGCAGCAGACGTTCAGGTATTTCTATGATTTCTCGCATCCATTATGCGGGTTGGCAAGGGAGAGAAATACATCAGGCGATGTTGTTACTATCGGAGGATCAGGTTTTGGTGTGATGGCACTTGTCGTCGGGATGAACAGGGGTTTCATCACTCGCGCTGATGGATTGGCACATCTCACTAAAATACTTGGTTTTCTTGAGACCTGCGATCGTTTTCATGGTGCATGGCCACACTGGCTCAATGGCTCTACAGGTGAAACGGTACCTTTCAGCCCTAAAGATGACGGCGGTGACCTGGTTGAAACATCTTTTATGATCGAGGGTTTATTGACAATGAGACAATACCTTGATACAACTGTCATAGAGGAGAGAGATCTGGCAGGCAGGATAAATACCCTGGCCGGAGGCGTAGAATATGACTGGTTTACGCGCGGTCAAAATGTACTTTACTGGCATTGGTCACCTAATAGCGGGTGGGCTGTGAACCTGAAAATCGAAGGATATAATGAAACGCTCATCATCTATGTGCTGGCAGCATCCTCAACGACCCATCCGGTCTCTGCCGACGTGTACCATCTGGGCTATGCAAAGAACGGCGCCATTATGAACGGCAACACCTATTATGGATATACACTCCCGCTGGGTTCTGCCTATGGCGGGCCTCTGTTTTTCACACATTATTCTTTCCTCGGGTTGGATCCAAGGAACCTCAGCGACATATATGCAAGCTACTGGGAACAAAATGTAAACCAATCGCTTATTAATTGGGCCTATTGTACCGATAATCCCAAAAACTATATAGGTTATAGTGCTGTATCATGGGGCCTCACCGCCAGCGATAATCCTTGGGGTTACGATGCACATTCCCCGACAAATGACCTGGGAGTGATCACTCCCACTGCCGCCGTTTCGGCACTACCTTACACACCGGAGCAATCGATGGATGTCATAAGACATTTTTATTATATTCTTGGTGATCATCTCTGGGGCCCCTGTGGTTTTTATGATGCCTTTGATGTGACCGATGGATGGTGGGCAGATAGCTATATAGCCATTGATGAAGGACCGATCATCTGCATGATAGAGAACTTCAGGTCAGGCCTGTTGTGGGATCTCTTCATGTCAAGTCCCGAAATAGACCAGGCACTGTCAAAGCTGGGATTCACACATTAA